The Chiloscyllium plagiosum isolate BGI_BamShark_2017 unplaced genomic scaffold, ASM401019v2 scaf_55433, whole genome shotgun sequence genome segment ggttactcttcagagggtcggtgtggacttgttgggcctgtttccacactgtagagaatctaatctaatctaacctaaaatttGAAGTTATCAAATGATTTAACATTTACCTGTCAATGTTTTGAATTTTTCAGCAGATTCACCCTGTACCCAGTATTCAGAACTTCTCATTACAAAACCTATGCAAGCATGCATAAAGTAGGAGAGGAGGCTAAAATTCAAATTGTAAAGCAATCAAAACTTCAAAAGAATTTTCAAGATCATGATCTAAAACCTTCCCAACCCACAAAAAGACTACAAAAATATAATGCAGGGTTGAGAAAGTACTTCAAGTACTGTTGTCAAAATCTATCGTTCCTGattccatttatttctccatcACTAGACAAAAATTCAACCTGATATATTTAGAATAGGAGTAATAATGGAGACTTATACAGAATATTGTTTACTTGATCAATATCTGTTGTGTAGCTTCCACCTATACCAatggaatacagtgaacagctGGGAGTGCTGATACATAGCATGTTGAGCAAAAAGCCTGAGGAACGACCAGATGTCAAAGCTGTTCTCAGGAAGTCGTACATCAAGAGTCATATTGCTTTGTTCCTGGAAGCCACAAAAGTGTAGGTATATTTGATAACTAATGTGaaattaaaattgttgaattAAATCTTTAAACATATTTGCCATGCAGTTACATTTTCTTTCCATTAAAATAAGATGTTTGGCAAACTGCTATGTCTTCAGTAAATGATGCAAAACATGTTCAGCAAATGTAGAGTAGCAGTGAACAAAGCACTGGAATATTGAATTACATAATTAGAATATCTGTCAGAGGAAGTTATTATTCACTCGGATCTTGAAGACAGTGTCACTTCTGTTTTGCTGACATGCAGATGAGGCATTCAAGTTCTGGAGGCAGTTTGAGAGACTGAACATTAGTACTATAGATGTGAGTTGTGAAGCAAGGTTGGAGAAACCTTGAAATTGTCTGCGAAGTGCTTTCGGAGAACCAGGCAAGATAGCTTAAAAGACTGAAATATGAAGGTAGTTTAGTACTTTAACTTGTGAGAGTACAGGAAGATAATACATATTCAAACTGGTAAAAATAAATTTAAGACTTGTGACTATgattatttgtaatttttttatgtATTGTAGGAGAGCTATGAAAACACGTAAGAAAACCTCATTAGAATCTAAACCCATTAATTCCTCTACTGTGACATTGAAGCGCAATTCACAGTGTGAATCTGAGGTCCCTTTGGACATGGATCCCACCAAGAAATATATCAAGGTAAGAATTCTAAGCTCAGAGTACTGCCCCAGTGAAGATTTTGTGACGGTTTTTCAATTGAATATTTCAAGTAGTTTAATGATTCTGTGCATTGCCTGTAGAAATCGTTGTCATTTTTCATTCATAAGATAATACATCTGCTTTCTCCACATTAGCCCTTCCTTTCTTCATTTTGAGGTATGCTGGAATGTCTTATTTTCTCTCTGCCAAACAGCTTCCAACCTAATGTCAATGTTACTGTAGACCAGCCAGCAGGGAATAGGAAGAATTAAGCCACAGGAAAAGCCTGATTTGGACTCCTTTAACCTCATTTTCATATCAGGCACCTGACTAGGTAATGGAGAAGCACTCCATTGGTGGCTTCCCAAAAGCATGTGTTTTGAAGCTAGATTAGCACTGAACAAAATGGGATTAACGCTGTGTGCCGATCCACAGTAGACCATTTTGATGTGCCTACAGATTTGCATTACCATAGTAAATGGTATGTTATGAAGAAAAACCTCCAAGCTTTGCAGCTTCATATCCAGATGATTGATGTCAACAGGAGCAAGTGCATCATAGTTCCCTTCCAATCCAAATGACACCTTGAACATTTCACCCTCCATCGTTGTTACTGGGGCAAAACAATACAACACATAAGGAGCAACTTCACCACACCAATTTCAGCAATTTGAGTAGAAAAAcagtatgtaggtacagcagataataaggaaggcaaattgaattttggcatttattggggaaggaatagagtataaaagtaggaagcgtcactgcaactgtacaaggcaaagtgagacctcacctggagtactgtggacaattttggtccccttacttgaggagggatatagttgttttggaggcagttcagaagaggttcactacattgattccagagatgagagttTTGCCTTATGATGTGATTGAATAATTTAGGCTTATTCTCTCTGGAGTCAAGAAGAAagagagatctaattgaggtatataagattctAAAGTGGATTGGCAAAGGAGATGTAGAAAGGATGGTTCCTCATGTGGGGCATTCTAGAATGAAAggtcataattttaggataaggggtaccAGATTTAAAGCAGTTGAGGAGAAATGACTTCTGTCAAGGAATAGTGAGTCTGTGGAAATCATTATCCGAAAGTGCATTGGACGCTGGGACATTaattaaatttaaggaggagatagacaatTTTTTAATTAGTAATCGGTTTGAGGGTTATGGAGACG includes the following:
- the LOC122545589 gene encoding serine/threonine-protein kinase Nek4-like → MEYSEQLGVLIHSMLSKKPEERPDVKAVLRKSYIKSHIALFLEATKVRAMKTRKKTSLESKPINSSTVTLKRNSQCESEVPLDMDPTKKYIKVRILSSEYCPSEDFVT